Sequence from the Amaranthus tricolor cultivar Red isolate AtriRed21 chromosome 1, ASM2621246v1, whole genome shotgun sequence genome:
GTTTGGGTTGAAACttttaattcaattaataaaatggGCTGACCCAATCAGATCTGTTAATTAAATAGGTTTGATTTTGGTTTTAATTAAACGAGTTAATTTCGATTTAAATCAATTAGTAAACcccaaaattattttcttaatattttcttatttttcaaagtaaataaaaaataaacaactcATCAACTACAAGTTTAAAATTAAGGCCTAAAAAACAAGATGTAGTCtatattaaaaaccctaaaCTTGAAATAAAATACTCTAAAGAGAGACTGTTTCTTATAAGTGTGACGGTCTCATACAATTTGTATTACTTGGGTTTATTTAGCCCATGTCTAATATGCGTCTCACAATAAAACGATCTCATACCATGATACGATAAATCACGTTTTGTTGATGTTTGATTTTTCATGTTTATGATGTAGATATGGATTTTAGGCAACTAGTCAATGGGCTACCAAAAGGAGCAAGTTTAACGATCCTCTCAGACTCATGCCATAGTGGAGGCCTAATTGATAAGGAGAAGGAGCAAATTGGGCCCAACAGCTTACCAACTACCACAGAATCAAACATGAATTTAGTCCAAAAACATTCCAAGCCCAAGAAGATCCCATATGAGTCAATCTTGGGCCACTTATCTACTCTTACAAACATATCTGGGCCTGACATTGGGGCCCATTTAACCACTCTCTTTGGTGATGACGCGAGCCTTAGGTTTCGTCTTCCTGAATTGGATCTAGATCAATGGTTCGGGCCTCACAGGCCGGACTCTGGCATTTTATTGAGTGGATGTCAGTCCAACGAAACCTCAGCCGATATGCCTGCTACTGGGGCCAATGGAAAGGCTCATGGGGCATTTAGCTATACTGTCCAGTCAGTACTAAAAGCCCAACAAGGCCCAATTAGCAACAAAGAAGTGGTGATGCTGGCTAGGAAGGAACTAGAAAAAGAAGGACTTGAAGGGCAACACCCTTGCTTGTATTGTAGTGATGAGAATGCTAAAGCACCTCTCTTGTGCATGAAataatcaaaaagtaaacatctTACATAAATTGTTTGATGTGACAATCTAATTGAGAGACGTGCTTTATATATGGGGAAAATAACTAATCTCGTATATATTATGAGAATCTAGGCTTCTTaattgaggtcgtctcaccaaaagacgatctctcacTTAAGTAGCTCACCTTCTCCGTAAATCTTTACTTACACCATTTTAATAGTCTTTATTATTTAGTACTCaggttttgttgattatgtATAAGAAAATATTTAGTTTGATGAAATCTGGTTTAATTTGTCCATTCATATATGTTCattacaattaattttttaatttatgttgtaCAAAAGTCAAGGATTAAAATTGTGTTTTATATagttaaaaaacataaaacagtacaactttta
This genomic interval carries:
- the LOC130820971 gene encoding metacaspase-9-like, with the translated sequence MVAANKKMAVLVGCNYPNTQYHLHGCINDVVSMKSTLVERFGFEPKLIEVLIDEGEGSKDLFPSGVNIKKALKRMIDEAKEGDVLFFHYSGHGTLVPSKHHLLVKQEEAIVPTDFNLITDMDFRQLVNGLPKGASLTILSDSCHSGGLIDKEKEQIGPNSLPTTTESNMNLVQKHSKPKKIPYESILGHLSTLTNISGPDIGAHLTTLFGDDASLRFRLPELDLDQWFGPHRPDSGILLSGCQSNETSADMPATGANGKAHGAFSYTVQSVLKAQQGPISNKEVVMLARKELEKEGLEGQHPCLYCSDENAKAPLLCMK